The genomic segment CAGGTTGAAAAGATTATTACTGACAGCAGGATGGGTATTATCCTGGATGGCCTGAGGATGGTTGACGATGGAAAAACCAAGAAACTCGGGCCTGTTGAATATGAAGAAAAATCCCCTGGTTCAGAACCCTCTATTCCAATTATAAAAGGTTCTCTTGTTGACTATATGTATGTTCTTGATGAAGAAACCTTTTCCAAAGGGCATAATATAGTTCAGGAAAACAAACATGGAAGCTGGATATGGGTTATTTTGGAAGGTGTAACAGATGTTATAAAAGCAACACCAAAGGGACCCCTGACTATTATTAAGCTTGGTACAGGCTCATTTATAGGCGGCATAACTTCTTTTTCATTTATGGGCAATATTCGGACGGCTACTGTTCAGGCAGCCCAGGATGTCCAGCTTGGAGTAATGGATTCACAGCGTCTTGCTGAAGAATACGGAAACCTTTCAAAGGATTTTAGAAATTTTGCAGTAAGCCTTGACCGCCGGTTGAATGAAATAACAGAAAGAGCAGTTGATGCGTATCTGGGCAGGGATAAGCTGAAAAGCTTTACTAAATATAAAAATAAAAATAATCTGCCTTTAACTAATCTTTATAAAATCAATCAAGGTGAAGCCTGCATAGTTCTTAAATCAAAAACAGGATATCTTCCAGTAGCAGAGTTTGGTGAAAATGATTTTATAGGGCATATTCCTTTTCTGGATTTTGGTCATGAACCTGAGAATGCAGCAGTTTTTATATCAGAAGATTTTCAATTTGACCAAATAAATGCTGATGATTTCCAGCAGGAATATGATAGTCTTTCAACAACATTGCGCAACATTCTTGAAGGTTATGCAAACTGTATTTCAATAACAACAAAAATAGCATTTGATTTTCAAGCAAAACATACTAAAAAATAAAAGGCTTTATCACACCCAGGATCTGTATTTACGGAGTTGGAAAAATGTCAAATGAACAAAGAAAACACGTAAGAATTAACTCTTTATTCCTTTCATATATCTGCATTGATAAAAATGGAACAATAATAAATGAAGGAATCGGCAGAACCTTGAATGTTTCTCAGGGCGGCATTCTTCTGGAAACAAATTTCAATATTTCATCTGAACATAATCTGCTGATTACTATTGCCGTAGAAGATAACCTTTTAGATGTTAAAGGAAAGGTTATCCGGTGCCAGCAGTATGATAAAGATAAATATCATACAGGGGTTGAATTTATAGAGATTGATGAATCTGCACTCAATATTATAACAAAATTTATTGAGATTTTTAAAAACACAAACTGGATTAAACTAGAAGAATAGGGCAAAAAATGGAACAAGCTGTTATTGATACAAATTTCCCTGGCTTAAATCTTTTAAAAAAGGGAAAGGTAAGAGATGTTTATGACTTGGGCGACAGCCTGCTGATGGTGGCAACAGACCGGATTTCAGCCTTTGATGTTATCATGCCTGAACCAGTACCTGGAAAAGGCAGGGTATTAAACCAGTTTTCCATGTTCTGGTTTGAAATTATGGAATCAATTATTGATAACCATCTAATCTCAGGCGATGTAAATACTTATCCTGAATCATGCAGGCAGTATTCAGAGATTCTTAAGGGCCGGAGTATGCTTGTGCAAAAAACAAAACCCCTTCCCATAGAATGTGTTGTCAGGGGATATATTTCAGGCTCAGGCTGGAATTCCTATAAAAAAGACAAAACAGTATGCGGTTTACCCCTGCCCCAGGGTCTTAAAGAATCAGACAGGCTTCCTGAACCCATATTTACACCATCAACAAAAGAAGAAGCAGGACTTCATGATATTAATATTGATTTTGAAGAAGCAGTAAAACGTGTTGGAAAAAGACTTGCAGAAAAAGTCAGGGATATAAGCCTTGCTGTTTACAAGAAAGGAGTGGAACTTGCTGCTCAAAAAGGCATTATCATAGCTGATACCAAATTTGAATTCGGGCTTATGGGCGACAAACTGATCCTTATTGATGAAGTCCTGACCCCTGATTCTTCAAGATTTTGGCCCCTGGATGAATATAAACCAGGGGGTCCCCAAAAAAGCTATGATAAACAATATCTCAGGGACTATCTGGTCTCAATAAAATGGAATAAAAAGCCCCCTGCCCCCTCTATTCCTGAAAATGTTATCATAAATACAAGAAATAAATATATTGAAGCCCTAAACCTGTTGACCGGCAGAAGTTATGACATTTAATACATCAATTGTACAATTACCAGTTTCCCACATCAATTTAAAAGACAATCGTTTTCAAATTACAACCAGCACTGATCTTTCCAGGCTTTCAGATTCTATAAAAAACACGGGTCTTATTTCTTTACCCCTGATATATGCTGAGATCAATGCTGGTAAAAAACCTGATTTTATAATAGTCAGCGGATTCCGCAGGATAAAAGCCTGCCAGTACCTGGGCATGAAAAACATAGAAATCAGGATAGCAGGCAGCGATACTGCTCAAATTGACCTGGTCAGATTTGCCATTACAGAAAACGCTTTTCAAAGACCCCTTAATCTTATAGAAAAATCAAGAGCATATTCAATGCTTTCCCGATTTTTTCCTGATAATAAAAAACATGAAAACATGCTTGAAAAAGAGGCCCTGAACCTGGGCCTTTCTGATGCTTCTCATATGATTAAAAAACTCCTGCCCTTATGTCATATGCCGGAATCAGTGCAAAAAGGACTGGCTGAAGACTCTATCTCCCTTCCAGCAGCCCTTGAATTAAATACTTTAAAGCCTGAATACGCAGACATTCTGGCCTGTTTGTTTACAGACCTTAAACTCAGCACCAGTAAACAGCGGGAGGTCATGAATCTTCTTAAAGATATTTCCCTTTGCCATGAAATTTCAATAAAAGATATTCTGGATGAAAAAAATCTTTGTGAAATTTTACAAAATCAAGATATTGACAGAAATCAAAAATCCCATGCCCTGAGGACAATCTTAAAACAGCGCCGATACCCTGCCATAGTTCAGGCAGAAAAAAACTATGAAAAATATCTTAAAGAGCTTAAACTTGGACAAAATATAAAACTTGTTCCTCCAAAAGATTTTGAAGGCTCTGTCTATTCCCTGATTCTTAATTTTTCAAACGTCAATGAATTAAAAGAACAAAGTAAAATTCTTGAAAGGATAATTCAAGAACCTTCTCTTGACAAAATTCTTGAAAAACAGCTTATATAATAAAAATTCTCAAAACCTCGGCAAATAAATTTTAAAATTAGATTGATATTAATTTAATTTTCCGGTAGGTTACTTTGACTTTAATATATTATATAAATTTTTTAAATACTTATTCAATACATTGTAAATAATATGAGTAAAATTGCTTTAGCCGGAAGAACTGATGTAGGTCTTAAACGATCAAATAATGAAGATACGTTTATTGTAAAACCTGAACTGAATTTTTGTCTTGTAGCAGATGGTATGGGCGGTGCAGCAGCAGGGGAACTGGCAAGCCGGTTTTTTGCAGAAACAGCATTAGAGACTTTTGTAAATAATAAAGACATAGGTGATGAAAAAAAAATGCCTGCTCTTGTGCAGAAATCCTTTAGCATGGCTAATAAAAAGATCCTGGATCATGTCAAGACTGCCCCCTCACATCAAGGCATGGGATGCACAGCCGAGCTTATGGCTTTTTTTGATAATGGCTTTGTGCTGGGACATATTGGAGACAGCAGGACTTACAGGTTTAGAAACGGGGAGCTTAAACAAATGACAAAAGATCATTCCCTGGTTCAAAATATGGTTGATAAAGGGATGATAACCCAGGAACAGGCCAGAACCCATTCCCACCGTAATGTCATACTCCGTGCTGTCGGCATTGAAAAAAATATCTCTCTTGATCTGATAAAAGGAAAAACCCTTCCTGACGATATATATCTTCTATGTTCTGACGGCCTGACAGACATGGTTGAAGACACGCTTATCAGGGAAGTCTTATTATCAAATATTTCATTGCCCCAAAAAGTTGAAGGATTTATTGAACTTGCAAAACTTGCAGGAGGATCAGATAATATAACTGTTGTATTGTCTAAGGTTATCTAAACTTATTTTCAAAAACCTTCTATTTAATCACTTTAATAATATCTCTAAATTCAGGTACTTTTGCATGCTGCATTATTTCAAACAAAGCCATTTCAACACTGCTGATTATTCCTCCCTGAAGTTTTATCCTTTCCAGTCCTATACTCTTATTTTCAAAAACCCTTGAACCAACAGCATCAGACAAGACATGAACCTCATAACCAAGATTCAGCAAACCTGTACCGGTCTGATATACGCAGATATGGGTTTCAATACCGGCAAGCAGAAGCTGTTTACAGTTAAGAGCTTCTAGTTCTTTCATAAATTCCTGATTTTTGCATGCATTAAAGGTATGTTTGCTGACAGGATTAAGCCCTTCTAAAAGCTCTGCTATTTCAGGTGTTGTATGTCCCAGTTTCTCAGGAAGCTGTTCAAGCCAGATAACAGGCAGACCCAGGATTTTTGCCCCTTTGATCATTACTTTCAGATTATCAAAAAACGCATCTTTATTATGTATAATCTGAGCAAGTTTACCCTGAACATCAATAATAACCAAACCTGTGTTTTTTAATTCAAGCATATTTTAAATCTCCTTAAATTTATAAAAGATTTTTCTATATCACATAAATTAAAAACTGCATATGCTTATATGTTTTGCCAGACTTTTAAATTAATGATTTTATTTTTTGACAACAGGCTTTCATAAAGATAAAGAAGAAGGCTGATTTTTTAAACAAGGAGGATATATGAATTTTGAATACATAATTTACAGT from the Desulfonema limicola genome contains:
- a CDS encoding DUF4388 domain-containing protein; translation: MTTKIDLSGSLNFLGLGDVLQLIGSNGSTGILRLTSKYSQEPGYIYFQKGNIINGSSPSLTGLDAVYAMFGWTEGEFEFTEQEIQVEKIITDSRMGIILDGLRMVDDGKTKKLGPVEYEEKSPGSEPSIPIIKGSLVDYMYVLDEETFSKGHNIVQENKHGSWIWVILEGVTDVIKATPKGPLTIIKLGTGSFIGGITSFSFMGNIRTATVQAAQDVQLGVMDSQRLAEEYGNLSKDFRNFAVSLDRRLNEITERAVDAYLGRDKLKSFTKYKNKNNLPLTNLYKINQGEACIVLKSKTGYLPVAEFGENDFIGHIPFLDFGHEPENAAVFISEDFQFDQINADDFQQEYDSLSTTLRNILEGYANCISITTKIAFDFQAKHTKK
- a CDS encoding PilZ domain-containing protein; amino-acid sequence: MSNEQRKHVRINSLFLSYICIDKNGTIINEGIGRTLNVSQGGILLETNFNISSEHNLLITIAVEDNLLDVKGKVIRCQQYDKDKYHTGVEFIEIDESALNIITKFIEIFKNTNWIKLEE
- a CDS encoding phosphoribosylaminoimidazolesuccinocarboxamide synthase; its protein translation is MEQAVIDTNFPGLNLLKKGKVRDVYDLGDSLLMVATDRISAFDVIMPEPVPGKGRVLNQFSMFWFEIMESIIDNHLISGDVNTYPESCRQYSEILKGRSMLVQKTKPLPIECVVRGYISGSGWNSYKKDKTVCGLPLPQGLKESDRLPEPIFTPSTKEEAGLHDINIDFEEAVKRVGKRLAEKVRDISLAVYKKGVELAAQKGIIIADTKFEFGLMGDKLILIDEVLTPDSSRFWPLDEYKPGGPQKSYDKQYLRDYLVSIKWNKKPPAPSIPENVIINTRNKYIEALNLLTGRSYDI
- a CDS encoding ParB/RepB/Spo0J family partition protein, which produces MTFNTSIVQLPVSHINLKDNRFQITTSTDLSRLSDSIKNTGLISLPLIYAEINAGKKPDFIIVSGFRRIKACQYLGMKNIEIRIAGSDTAQIDLVRFAITENAFQRPLNLIEKSRAYSMLSRFFPDNKKHENMLEKEALNLGLSDASHMIKKLLPLCHMPESVQKGLAEDSISLPAALELNTLKPEYADILACLFTDLKLSTSKQREVMNLLKDISLCHEISIKDILDEKNLCEILQNQDIDRNQKSHALRTILKQRRYPAIVQAEKNYEKYLKELKLGQNIKLVPPKDFEGSVYSLILNFSNVNELKEQSKILERIIQEPSLDKILEKQLI
- a CDS encoding Stp1/IreP family PP2C-type Ser/Thr phosphatase; amino-acid sequence: MSKIALAGRTDVGLKRSNNEDTFIVKPELNFCLVADGMGGAAAGELASRFFAETALETFVNNKDIGDEKKMPALVQKSFSMANKKILDHVKTAPSHQGMGCTAELMAFFDNGFVLGHIGDSRTYRFRNGELKQMTKDHSLVQNMVDKGMITQEQARTHSHRNVILRAVGIEKNISLDLIKGKTLPDDIYLLCSDGLTDMVEDTLIREVLLSNISLPQKVEGFIELAKLAGGSDNITVVLSKVI
- a CDS encoding hydrolase, with translation MLELKNTGLVIIDVQGKLAQIIHNKDAFFDNLKVMIKGAKILGLPVIWLEQLPEKLGHTTPEIAELLEGLNPVSKHTFNACKNQEFMKELEALNCKQLLLAGIETHICVYQTGTGLLNLGYEVHVLSDAVGSRVFENKSIGLERIKLQGGIISSVEMALFEIMQHAKVPEFRDIIKVIK